TTACTAAACAAAAGTTTTAATGAGTAAATAAGCCGTATTGTTAATAAGTACTATGAAATTTAATAATAAAATGCTAATTTTATTACCAAAAAAGTATGATGATAATCATGCTTTTTGCGAACAGCTATTTAGAATACGCTTAATTGGGGTAAATATAGCGAAGCTGTCACCAGGGGCAAGATAGGCTGAAAGTACTGCGGTGGATGACTTTCAGACTATAAGATTAAGAGACATACGAACAAAGCGTATTTTTAGACACATTTACCCCGTCTCAATTGGCAACCTGACATTAAGATCCAAACGAAAAGTACCATAGGGATTAACGTGACCCCAAATTAAAGGCGAAAGCGCCCGCAAATCCTCCAACTTCATCAACTTCATCCATTGTGGTTGGGACAAAACCTCCTGAATCATCAACGTATTTATATATACCAAAGATATCTGGAGTAAATGCAGAGATAACACAGCTAATTCTTGGTCAGACAAACGATTAGTAGCAATCTCCCCACCCTTGCCGTAAAAAATAAAACTGTTAGCACTATTCCAGTTCTCCACCACGTTGAGTCCAGCATTTATCTCTTGTCGCAGTTCAACCGAATGCAGGTATTTACATAAAAATATAGTTTTTACAGCCTTGCCCAATTCCGCCAAGGCTTGATAAGTAGGGTGTAATAAATTACCCCTAGTAAAACGCTTTAAGATGGCTTCAGTTTCTGCCATACCCAAACGCAAAGCAGTAGCATACTTCACCATTTGGTCGTATTGTTGGCGAATTAAATCCCAATTAATAGCGCGAGTTAAAATAGGTTGCAAGTTTGGATAAGCATCATTATTTCCAGTTGAAGGACGGTATAATTTCTGAACATTGATACGTTTAAGACGCGGCATTAACTGAAAACCCAGTAAATGACAGAAAGCAAAAGCCACTTCATTTTGACCGTGACTATCCACATAATTTGTCTCCACTTTCATCTCAGTACAGTGGCGTAATAATCCTTCAATCATGGCTGCCACTTCAGAAGAAGAACAAGTTTTTAACTGTGAATAAATACAAACAGAATTCTTCTCAACGTGCCAATAAATCATCACACCTCTTCCACCATAACGGATGTGCCACTCAGTCATTAAGTTTTGATCCCAAGCACCAAACTTTTTCGAGTCAGAAGCACAGGCGGTTGTACCCTCTCCCCAAATAGTAGAAATTCTGGCAGTAAAAATTGCATTTGCAATACAGGCAATAGCATTACGTAATTGTTCTTTCTGAATAAAATGACGCTTAACATGGAGTAAATCTTGATAATTGTCGCCTTTAATCTCATCACTTAAACGCTTTAATCCAGTATTCGTTCCTAAACCATATAAACAAAGTAGCAAGCGTTTTTGTAAAGTATATTCGCCTAAAACCTCTCGTGTTGATACACTCTGAAAGTGTTGGCTAAACTTAACTCGCAAATCAGTCTCTTTCAGAATATCTAAGAGGCTAGTCATGCGCCAACGCCTAGTAATTTCAGTTTTCAACCTAGTCAAATTAGTCGGTTCATTTTGAGGATTCAGAGGAGAAACACAAATTCGACTTTTGCCTGTCGTTTTAAGTGTGACTAAACTATTTTTAGGTATTCCTTTATCCAGTAAAGTTAATGATTGCTCCAAAGATTGCTGTAAATTAGCAATAAAGACTTCTACATCGGATGGTTGTTTCAAAGCTTGGAAATATTCTAATCTTTGCGCCTCAAAATCAGCAGGTAAATCTTCTTCAGGGTTTCTGTAACGATTAGCTCCTACAACCCATATTTCCTTGCATCTCAGCTTTTCTCTCAATGCTTGCAGCACGCTCAACTCATAATTAATGCGATTAACTTTGATTTCATCGTCTGCTCCCGTCTCTAATATAATTTCTTGCCAACCACTACGTAATACCCCCTCAATGGGTATATCTTCTCCAGCATCATAATAACGCTGTTTACTATCAGCATACTTTTTTAGTAAAGATATCGCTTGAATAACTGGACGATGAACTTCATTATTTGAACGAAATTCGAGCTTGTTTAAAATTAACGGTAAAATTCGCCGATAATATCCACCATAAGAAGAGCGCATCACCGTATAAACTTTCTCACGGTAAGCATTCCCTGTAGATTTATACTCTTTCACTAAATTCTTGAGAGTCACTTCACTTACTACAGGAAAAATCACATCCTTGACTGTGCCATCAGGTGTTTTCAAGGAAGCTTCTGCCATTTGGTATAGTAGATTATTCTTCCCATGAACCCGTTTAAAATCCTGAATAAGCTCTTTATCTACACGTTTTTCTGCATTCACACCTATGCGATGGACAATCTGAATGAGTAACTCTACTAAATTATCTATAACTTCTTGACTTCTGAGCCAACAAAAAGCTGTAAATAGTGTGTAGCGAATATGTTCTGGGTGACGGCGTAAGTCACGAGGATGTTCAACAATTACCCGACTTTTATAGACTTGGAGAACTTTGGTAGAGATGTTTTTAAATAAGTCTGTTGGTAATTCTAATTGCTCAAAAATCTCTAATTTAGCAACTTCCTTTTGAAAACTTTCTACACCAATTCTCCCTGGGTCTGTTTTTAATTCAGCCCATGTTAATCTAGTCACTTCAGTGTTTATTTCTGAGTTATTCGTGTCATCTAACTGTTGAGATAATTGGATATCTCCTGGATTATTCAGTTGTTTATCATGATTTGTTTGTGTGGTATCATCTAATTCCTGATCGGAAGCTTTCTCTTTCAAAAAATCATTTATCCACTTTTTAGATTGGTTAGATAGTTGGGAAGTTATGTCCCGAAAAAATTTAGATTCAAAATTTCTGATAGCAGAGCGAATGATACGTTCTAATCTGGAATCTGTCGGTGGTTCAAGTTTTAAATTCCGTAGTCTCGCTACTGCTGCAAGTTTTAGCTGTTCAAATTTTAACTCATAAATTAGTGCTTGTTCTGCTAACCAATTAGTTAACTCAAAAGCATCACTAACTTTGGTTTCTTGAAATCCAAAGAATTCTCTAATTTGAGCGCGATGATATTTTATGGAGCGTCCTTGCCAATCGTAGTAAGAGTACTTTTGGGGGGAAATATCTAAAAGTTTGGCAACATAATCAACAACATTTTGGGAGATTTCTTGATTATTCTCAGGAAATCTGGCATAAATCTCAAAAAACTTGAGCAATATAGCAAAACCTAACCGATTTTCGTCGTTTTTCTGATTCAGTAGTGCTAATTCAAGAGGGAGTAGCGTCCAATACTCTACTAATTCTTCTGGCTGCCAGGTTTTTTTCATTAAGTCTCACTCTTCAACCAAACAGTATTCTATCTTCTTTGGGGTAACAATCTTTAACTGAGATAAAATGCTGTTTCTCGATGAAAAACATACTGGAACTGAGTGATTCTATATAATTGCCCTAAAGGTCAGCTTTTTGGTCGGAATTAATCAGTATATTCAAGGCATGACGTGCAG
The Nostoc punctiforme PCC 73102 genome window above contains:
- a CDS encoding Tn3-like element ISNpu13 family transposase: MKKTWQPEELVEYWTLLPLELALLNQKNDENRLGFAILLKFFEIYARFPENNQEISQNVVDYVAKLLDISPQKYSYYDWQGRSIKYHRAQIREFFGFQETKVSDAFELTNWLAEQALIYELKFEQLKLAAVARLRNLKLEPPTDSRLERIIRSAIRNFESKFFRDITSQLSNQSKKWINDFLKEKASDQELDDTTQTNHDKQLNNPGDIQLSQQLDDTNNSEINTEVTRLTWAELKTDPGRIGVESFQKEVAKLEIFEQLELPTDLFKNISTKVLQVYKSRVIVEHPRDLRRHPEHIRYTLFTAFCWLRSQEVIDNLVELLIQIVHRIGVNAEKRVDKELIQDFKRVHGKNNLLYQMAEASLKTPDGTVKDVIFPVVSEVTLKNLVKEYKSTGNAYREKVYTVMRSSYGGYYRRILPLILNKLEFRSNNEVHRPVIQAISLLKKYADSKQRYYDAGEDIPIEGVLRSGWQEIILETGADDEIKVNRINYELSVLQALREKLRCKEIWVVGANRYRNPEEDLPADFEAQRLEYFQALKQPSDVEVFIANLQQSLEQSLTLLDKGIPKNSLVTLKTTGKSRICVSPLNPQNEPTNLTRLKTEITRRWRMTSLLDILKETDLRVKFSQHFQSVSTREVLGEYTLQKRLLLCLYGLGTNTGLKRLSDEIKGDNYQDLLHVKRHFIQKEQLRNAIACIANAIFTARISTIWGEGTTACASDSKKFGAWDQNLMTEWHIRYGGRGVMIYWHVEKNSVCIYSQLKTCSSSEVAAMIEGLLRHCTEMKVETNYVDSHGQNEVAFAFCHLLGFQLMPRLKRINVQKLYRPSTGNNDAYPNLQPILTRAINWDLIRQQYDQMVKYATALRLGMAETEAILKRFTRGNLLHPTYQALAELGKAVKTIFLCKYLHSVELRQEINAGLNVVENWNSANSFIFYGKGGEIATNRLSDQELAVLSLHLLQISLVYINTLMIQEVLSQPQWMKLMKLEDLRALSPLIWGHVNPYGTFRLDLNVRLPIETG